The genome window ATCCATTTATTTGATTTGTTTCTGATGGAGGACACATTTTAGTTTGCGAAAGTAATCCAAACTCGTCAGAAACATCTCGCCCTTGGCTTCAGCTTTCTTAGCAAAAACTCCTTTTACTTATTAGGTGTTTATCTCTCTGCTCCAGCGTAGTCCGGCCATCTCGATTTACAGTTTTATGCGCTGCGCCCAAAGATCCGCCATTATCACCAATCGGTCCTGTACCAGACCGCGCACTTGGCCCAGTGCTCGGGCGTCAGGTTCAGGCCCTCAAACATGCGAGCCATGCTGCGGGGTGCGCCGGGACGCCTTTCATTCCGGCACTCATTTGCCCCATCATTTTTCCCATGCCGCCGGGCCCGCCCATCATATGCGACATCATCATGCGCATCATCAAAGATTTTCATTTCATGTTTTGCTCCTTTCTCTCTGTGCTGTTTAGTCCATAACGAGGACCCCATAAAAAACGGTGACGCATTTTTAAACACCATTTTATAAATAAGAAGCAACTATTATTCCTTTTTTACAGAGCAGACCTTTACAACACTTATCATCCTGACATTACTGACGATATATATGATAGAACACCACAAATCTCACATTAGTAGATAGGTGAAAAAACGTCATATTCAACCCCAGTGGTCATATATGATAGTTATTTTGCTTTCATTTGCTGTCGATTGTTGCAAAATCAGTTCAAGCAGAACGAAGCAGCTTGAGCAACTCTTCCGCCGCAGGTCTCGACGAGGCCGGGTTCTGGCCGGTCACAAGCTTGCCGTCCACCTGGACGTACGGCGCCCAGTCAGCGCCATTGCTGTAGAGGCCACCGCGTTCCTTTAGTCGGTCTTCCAATAGAAAAGGTACGACATCGGTCAAGCCTACGGCTTCTTCTTCTGCATTGGTAAAACCGGTCACGCGTTTACTCTTGACAAGATATTCACCGTCTTTCCCGCGCACATTAACTAATGAGACCGGCGCGTGACACACTGCACCGACCGGCTTGTCAGCCTTTACGAAGGATTCGATCAGCGCGATGGATTCCCTGTTATCGACCAGGTCCCACATCGGACCATGACCACCGGGGTAGAAGACTGCGTCGAAATCTTCCGCGGACACATCAGCTACCTTTTTCGTGTCAGCAAGTTCAGCCTGCGCAGCCTCGTCTTTGCTGTAGCGCTTGGTTGATTCTGTCAGATTTTCGGGAAGTTCGCTGGTCGGATCAAGCGGCGGCCGTCCCCCCTTGGGCGAGGCCAG of Desulfomicrobium macestii contains these proteins:
- a CDS encoding type 1 glutamine amidotransferase domain-containing protein, encoding MKILIVLTSYDQLGNTGKKTGFWLEEFVSPYYVFKDAGAKITLASPKGGRPPLDPTSELPENLTESTKRYSKDEAAQAELADTKKVADVSAEDFDAVFYPGGHGPMWDLVDNRESIALIESFVKADKPVGAVCHAPVSLVNVRGKDGEYLVKSKRVTGFTNAEEEAVGLTDVVPFLLEDRLKERGGLYSNGADWAPYVQVDGKLVTGQNPASSRPAAEELLKLLRSA